One genomic region from Anthonomus grandis grandis chromosome 1, icAntGran1.3, whole genome shotgun sequence encodes:
- the LOC126750608 gene encoding WD repeat-containing protein 61 — translation MYSVLYKKENAHEESIWTCAWGRYTPDKKEKEKDAEREGGDDEKSRDSIMSEDQPADYVITGALDDLVKVWEPQDEKLELKHNLEGHSLGVVSVAVSNNGKLCASSSLDSSMRIWDLEKGEKVANVDVGPVDLWTVAFSPDDKYIISGSHSGKITQYSVETAAAEQSFDTRGKFTLSIAYSPDGKYIASGAIDGIINIFDVASNKLWHTLEGHAMPIRSLCFSPDSQLLLTASDDGHMKLYDVQHTHVVGTMSGHASWVLGVAFSPDGNNFVSCSSDKTVKVWEVKSRQCVHTFNEHTDQVWGVKYNPDSNKIVSVSEDKSVIVYSCPKS, via the exons ATG TATTctgtattatataaaaaagaaaatgccCATGAAGAAAGCATTTGGACTTGCGCATGGGGCAGATATACCCCAGATAAGAAGGAAAAAGAAAAGGATGCTGAACGAGAGGGTGGGGATGATGAAAAGTCAAG AGACTCAATCATGTCAGAAGACCAACCTGCTGACTACGTTATCACCGGAGCTCTGGATGATCTTGTAAAAGTCTGGGAACCACAAGATGAAAAACTGGAATTAAAACATAACTTAGAGGGACATTCTCTGGGTGTGGTATCAGTAGCTGTAAGTAATAATGGCAAAT TATGTGCATCAAGTTCTCTGGATTCCTCAATGAGAATTTGGGATTTAGAAAAGGGAGAGAAGGTAGCAAATGTAGATGTAGGTCCTGTGGACTTGTGGACAGTTGCATTTAGTCCTGatgataaatatattatatctgGAAGCCATTCAGGCAAGATTACACAGTATAGTGTGGAAACTGCTGCGGCTGAACAATCTTTTGACACTAGAGGGAAATTTACATTGAGTATAGCTTAT AGTCCGGATGGCAAATATATCGCAAGTGGTGCTATTGATggaataattaacatttttgatgTAGCTTCCAATAAACTGTGGCATACATTAGAAGGTCATGCTATGCCCATCAGATCTTTATGCTTTTCACCTGATAGCCAACTTTTATTGACTGCCTCTGATGATGGGCATATGAAGCTTTATGATGT aCAACACACCCATGTGGTGGGTACAATGTCAGGCCATGCATCTTGGGTCCTGGGAGTCGCTTTTTCTCCAGATGGTAACAATTTTGTGTCTTGCAGTTCGGATAAGACCGTAAAAGTGTGGGAAGTTAAAAGTAGGCAGTGCGTTCATACGTTTAATGAGCATACAGACCAA